The following proteins come from a genomic window of Solwaraspora sp. WMMA2065:
- a CDS encoding methyltransferase yields the protein MTGDHYFSPQPGTADVRSEIDFAVAGRDYTLTVAAGVFSAGRLDPGTAVLLRKADLPAPTDPGPFLDLGCGYGPITCVLADQAPAATVHAVDVNARARELTLLNADRLGVADRVRVADPDRVPPELTFTQLWSNPPIRVGKAELHALLTRWLPRLAPGGVGWLVIARYLGGDSVQQWLRDQGWQVDRHASQKGYRVLRVTHHAD from the coding sequence GTGACCGGCGACCACTACTTCAGCCCGCAGCCCGGCACCGCGGACGTACGGTCGGAGATCGACTTCGCGGTCGCCGGCCGCGACTACACCCTGACCGTCGCCGCCGGAGTGTTCTCCGCCGGCCGGCTCGACCCGGGCACCGCCGTACTGCTGCGCAAGGCCGACCTGCCCGCACCGACCGACCCCGGCCCCTTCCTCGACCTCGGCTGCGGGTACGGCCCGATCACCTGTGTGCTGGCCGACCAGGCGCCAGCCGCAACGGTCCACGCGGTGGACGTGAACGCCCGCGCCCGCGAGCTCACCCTGCTCAACGCCGACCGGCTCGGCGTCGCCGACCGGGTCCGGGTTGCCGATCCGGACCGCGTGCCGCCGGAGCTCACCTTCACCCAGCTGTGGTCCAACCCGCCGATCCGGGTCGGCAAGGCGGAACTGCACGCCCTGCTCACCCGCTGGCTGCCCCGCCTCGCCCCGGGCGGCGTCGGCTGGCTGGTCATCGCCCGCTACCTGGGCGGCGATTCGGTGCAGCAGTGGCTGCGCGACCAGGGCTGGCAGGTGGACCGGCACGCCAGCCAGAAGGGCTACCGGGTGCTGCGGGTCACTCACCACGCCGACTGA
- the truA gene encoding tRNA pseudouridine(38-40) synthase TruA produces MRQGDVRLRLDVAYDGTDFSGWAVQPQRRTVAGVLIEALDRAFGPGVALGLTVAGRTDAGVHATGQVCHLDVPAEVWSERAATLLRRFAGTLPRDVRVRAVTEVPVDFDARFAATYRRYAYRVTDAPYGAEPLRRHDTLAWPRPLDLAALNAAAAELVGEHDFAAYCRRKEHATTIRQITRLDWHRDADGTLIGTVQADAFCQAMVRSLVGAMLFVGDGRRPVDWPGSLLTRRERSSEVTVAPPHGLTLVEVGYPTDPAGYAARASVTRRLRLPVVG; encoded by the coding sequence GTGCGGCAGGGGGACGTCCGGCTGCGGCTCGATGTCGCGTACGACGGCACCGACTTTTCCGGCTGGGCGGTGCAACCGCAGCGGCGGACCGTCGCCGGGGTGCTGATCGAGGCCCTGGACCGGGCGTTCGGGCCGGGCGTCGCGCTCGGGCTGACCGTGGCCGGGCGTACCGACGCGGGGGTGCACGCCACCGGCCAGGTGTGCCACCTCGACGTGCCGGCCGAGGTGTGGAGCGAACGGGCCGCGACGCTACTGCGCCGGTTCGCCGGTACGCTGCCCCGCGACGTCCGGGTGCGGGCGGTCACCGAGGTGCCGGTCGACTTCGATGCCCGGTTCGCGGCCACCTACCGGCGGTACGCGTACCGGGTCACCGACGCCCCGTACGGTGCGGAGCCGCTGCGCCGGCACGACACGCTCGCCTGGCCGCGTCCGCTCGACCTGGCCGCGCTGAACGCCGCCGCCGCCGAGCTGGTCGGCGAGCACGACTTCGCCGCGTACTGCCGGCGCAAGGAGCACGCCACCACGATCCGGCAGATCACCCGGCTGGACTGGCACCGGGACGCGGACGGGACACTCATCGGCACCGTACAGGCGGACGCGTTCTGCCAGGCGATGGTGCGTAGCCTGGTCGGGGCGATGCTGTTCGTCGGTGACGGCCGCCGGCCGGTCGACTGGCCGGGCAGCCTGCTGACCCGGCGGGAACGGTCCAGTGAGGTCACCGTCGCCCCGCCACACGGACTTACCCTGGTCGAGGTCGGCTACCCCACCGACCCGGCAGGTTACGCGGCCCGCGCCAGCGTCACCCGCCGGCTGCGGCTACCGGTCGTCGGCTGA
- the rplQ gene encoding 50S ribosomal protein L17, translating into MPTPTKGPRLGGSPAHERMMLANLATSLFRYGKIKTTETKAKRLRPLAEQLITKAKRGDLHSRRRVLTVVRDKDVVFELFDQIAPRFANRPGGYTRIVKTGPRKGDNAPMAIIELVEELVMTTPAPAKADRRAAAQQDKVEALAGADEAPAARTDADAAADQDAEPPVSASGDTDTAATQAAPAGDGENKA; encoded by the coding sequence ATGCCCACGCCCACCAAGGGCCCCCGCCTCGGCGGCAGCCCCGCGCACGAGCGGATGATGCTGGCCAACCTGGCCACCTCGCTGTTCCGGTACGGCAAGATCAAGACCACCGAGACCAAGGCGAAGCGGCTGCGTCCCCTCGCGGAGCAGCTGATCACCAAGGCCAAGCGGGGCGACCTGCACTCGCGCCGTCGGGTGCTGACCGTCGTGCGGGACAAGGACGTGGTCTTCGAGCTGTTCGACCAGATCGCGCCCCGGTTCGCCAACCGTCCGGGTGGCTACACCCGGATCGTGAAGACCGGCCCGCGCAAGGGGGACAACGCCCCCATGGCGATCATCGAACTGGTCGAGGAGCTGGTGATGACCACCCCGGCGCCGGCCAAGGCCGACCGTCGGGCAGCCGCCCAGCAGGACAAGGTTGAGGCGCTCGCCGGTGCCGACGAGGCGCCGGCCGCGCGTACCGACGCGGACGCCGCGGCCGACCAGGACGCCGAGCCGCCGGTGTCGGCCTCCGGTGACACCGACACCGCTGCCACCCAGGCCGCCCCGGCCGGCGACGGCGAGAACAAGGCCTGA